The genome window gacagtttttttttttttttttttttttttttagtttatttattttgagagagagagtgtgtgagtggaggaggggcagagagagagggaaagagagagaatcccaagcaggctccacactgccagtgcagaaccagatgtgggtggggaactcacgaactatgagatcatgatttgagctgaaatcaagagccagacgcttaaccaactgagccacccaggcactcagatatattggtatttatttatgtgcaatgtgaaatgttttctaatttgttCTTTGATGCATACACAATTtagaattatgtttttttttattttcaaatattaggaAATTTCCTAAATGGGTTATTGTTATAaacttccaatttatttttattaaaaaaatttttttaatgtttatttatttttgagagagagagagagacagagtgtgagcaggggaggggcagagagagaggaagacagaatccaaagcaggctctaggctccaagctgtcagcacagagcccagcgcggggctcgaactcacaaaccatgaaatcatgacctgagctgaatcaagagtcagctgcttaaccgactgaaccacccaggcacctctgatatttatcatttctgatgTTTTTTATTCTCCTTGAAAATCAAGTTTCCTTCTTGCATTTCccttcagcctgaagaacttcctttagggAATCTCTGGTAGAgaaaactttcagttttcttcgccctgaaaatatgtttattctattttccccttttaaagGAGTTCTTCCTGCAGGTGGATTTTGGGGCAGGCAGCTTCTGCTTGTTTTCCTTCAGCACAGCAgggtgtgccccccccccccccccttacttaCCTCTTTCCTTTCTGAGGAGAAGCTGATGGTAATTCAATTGCGGTTTCCCTGAACTCAAAGTGTTACTTTTCTCTGGATGCTTTCAcgattctctccctttttttggATTTCAGAAGTTTCTGTCGTGCCTAAGCATGGTTTTTATGTTTCTTGCAATTCGCTGAGCTTCCTGGTTTTGTCATTTTGTGTCTTTCACCGCATTTgggaattttcagccattatttccttgaaCTACTTTTTACCCCATTATGGTTCTCTCCTCATTCTGGGACTCCAACGACCTGTCTGCTTTAGCTTTTGATGTTATCCATCAGACCCTTGAAGGCCTATTtctctcaatctttttttctctctgatctaCAGATTGCATAGTTTTTATTGATTCAGTGACTCTTGATCCTGTCATATTTTCGGTGCTATCAAATCTATTCAGTTAATTTTgttcagatattgtattttttagtatcaatttttttttttatattttctgttctctaaTGAGACTTCCTGAGTTCAAATTGATtgcatgtgtattttctttactaCTTGGAGTGTGTTAAAATGGATATATTAAGGTCCTTGTCTGATTATTTCAACAAGATTGATGTCCAGGACGCTGTGAATATTGTGTTGAAAAGGATCTGAAGACTGGTACATCTTCTGAAGAATGCTGATGCTTTGATTTGACAGGAAAGCGACTCTATTAAACTCAATTTGCAAATATCACCTCATATGTAATGGGCAGCGGCTCAAGTCTCAggggtgtttgtgtgtctgtttcattttatcttaacAAGGTGAATGCGTGGTTCAGGGGTTAGCAAGAGTTATGGGCAGAGTTCACATATAGAACCTGAGCTCCCTTTTCTGGGTTTTCATTTCCAGAAGCTGTGGTGCTTCTCCCTTAGCTCTATCTTTGTGTTCTAAGTTTAGAAAGAGGGTGGatatcttgtttgttttgttttagcctCTCCATGCCACACTGCAGTCAGAGAGAACATACTCTGGACTGTTCCATTTTTCCAACTTTTGACTTTTATCCGAAATATGCCTGTATTTATTTCAACTTTCATATTCTTCGGGTagtttttttgtgggtttgttttatttcgttttgttttgttcccccaGAGTTTTACTTGTCATCGGTGGGAGGGTCCACCTGTTAGAAGCTCACTCTGCTTTATTCAAAATGGAATTACTCATTCGAGTTTTAATCTTTCAAGTAACTCCCCTACCTAAAATCCTTCAATAACTTTCCTTTGATTTTAGGTTAAAGTTCAAATTTTTTAGTAACATATAAATACACCTGGTAGTTCTCCAAcctgtatttgttgaatgaaagctATTCCCATAACATATGAGATATGGTCATATTTAATCATAATGCCCTTATCCTTAATAATATCttacagggttgcctgggtggcttagttggttaagtatctgactcctgatctcagtttAGGTCTTGATTTctgccccatgttgggctccatgttgggtatgAGGCCTActtaaaatcatcatcatcatcatcttaagATGAAAAACTTTGAACATTTAATAATTTCTACATTAATTAGTTGACTATTCATGAGTTCTTCTAACTAGACAGCTATTAATAAGTCAAAGAACATGTATTTTGAATATCTACTGCTGCAAAGCTCTGTCATGAGGAGTGAATGGAAAGGACAGGATGGAGGGAGAGTGGTTTTCATTTGTGGAGTTTATAGTTGAATTGGacagataaaaaaattttcatatacTATAATTTTGGAAAAGCAATTATACCAGGCACCCATTAATAACAGCTGGGTCCTCTCATAAGAGAGTAAGTTGTGTGTAATAtcttagagaagaagaaaaggaatgggGACTATGGATCTTCTGGAAGGGAAGGTACCCGAGATGGGGCTTGAGGGAAAAAAGAGACGTCTAGGCAGAGACATAGGCTGGAGGGATCCTGGCTGGAGGACAGGTTGTTTGTTTTACTCTCCTGTAAACCTCATTTAGGTAATACCTGACCCAGAGACCCACACGCTATTCAGTAGAGCATGAAAAATAGTTTCTTCCTAATGAACATTACAAACCAAAGTTGACTTCCAGCCCTTTCAGAGCTGTAGAACCTGTTTTAATCAACTTCTCTTGGTAAAAGAGCTGGATTTTAGCAACTGTCCCTCCTTTGTCCTCTCTCCACTGATGTCTGGAGCCATGAgaatctttttcttaatttttgctgCTCTCATTCTCCTTGCTGGCATTTTCTCAGGTAAAAGGAAATCCTAATAGATGTAAGGGTGGCAATCTGTCTTTTAAGAAGAAAGCTGAGGGTTTAGAAATATGTATGACTCATTCCTGTGTTCTTAAAAGGTCCCGGGACAAACCAGTTATTggaaatctttcattttatttcttatttttattttattttatttgagagagagagagagtaggggagcagggcagagggagagagaatcttttttttttcttttaaatataatttattgtcaagttagctagcatacaatgtatacagcgtgctcttggcttcgggggtagattcctgtgatttattacttacatacaacacccagtgctcatcccaacaagtgccttcctcaatgcctatcatgcattttccccttcccccctcctctatcccccccatcaaccctcagtttgttctctgtatttaagagtctcttatggtttgcctccctctctgtttgaaactactttctccccttcccttcccccatggtcttctgttaagtttctcaagttccacatatgagtggaaacatatgttatctgtgtttctcagactgacttatttcacttcgcgtaataccctccagttccatccacgttgctgcaaatgacaggatttcattctttctcattgccaagtagtattcccttgtatatataaaccacatcttctttatccattcatcagttgatggacatttggactctttccatgatttggctactgttgaaagtgctgctgtaaacattggggtacatgtgcccctgtgcatcagcactcctgtatcctttggataaattcctagtaatgctattgctgggtcgtagggtagttctatttttaattttttgaggaacctccacactgttttccagagcgactgcaccagtttgctttcccaccaacagtgtaagcaggctacatgctcagcatggagcctgaggcggggctcgatcaTATGACCCtgggattacgacctgagccgaaatctagaggcagacgcttaactgactgaaccattcaggcaTCCCTGGAAATCTTTTCTTGAGTTTAGACAAAAAAACAATGGGACCACACAGAGCCAGACTAACTCCAAACAGAAGTATCTGGTTAATTTCCCTAAAAGCTCCACCAAGGGGTTTCAGACTTCTCTTTATGTTTAGATCTTTCCTTCTTCTGTAATATTCAGCACAGCTTTAGCATATGTCAAAGTGATTGCTCTAAAATGAGAGGAAATTTCAGAGGCAAAGTCCAAATACATTTGTTAATTTAGAGAAGTATAGCTTTTGTAACCTAAATGAAACTAAACTCAAAAGGTTCTTAgtctatttttttatgtcttactAGTTGGTCCAAATCTCCTAATCTTAGattatttagaatttctttctaGTTCTCACATACTGATGTGAGAAATTATATCATTTAAGCAAGTAGCATCTTGATTAGTTTGCTTTTCAATCTTTGACACCTttgaaatagtttctttttgcttagGTACAGCCAAGACTAtccctaaaaaatttttattctatcctTCCTCAACTGTCTTTCATTCCTCCTGTTATGAAGTCATTTCTAATGGGGACTCCCTATGTATTGTGAAACACTGTTCTTCATGGTTCCTGGATTTCTACACTTAACTATTACACAATCAGGCCTCAGTAAGCCTACCAAACCAATAGATATGAAATGTGTTCCTACCACTTAATGAGAAATTGTTTGGGCATTAtatcaaaagtaagtaaaatggAGATCAAAAATGTAATAGAGCATGGTCTTCACCCTTAATTTGcttgaagtttattattttattatttctttgttggtCAAAAGCAGGTTGTCCAGAATAATAAATAGGcaatttgataaatttcaaatgtgtaaataggtgaatggatgagacaggaagatacacaaatagcTATAGTAAAAAACAGTTCTCATAAGTGCCATAAGAGATACAGATGACAAAGAGAAGCTTGGTTTTCTAACTGGAGAATCAGGAGGGGCTTCCTGGGATGTGGTATTTACATTGCACTTTTGAAAACAGGCATAAAAACATGCCCTCATGTTTCAAAGTCTCACTTAATCAAATCACTTACTTAGCTTCTGCCCCACTCTCTTTCTTCAGAGGTCAGACAATGGATCCAAGTAGAGAAACACATGTTAAGCTGTCTTCTCCATCCCCAATCATCAGGCCTCTGACTCATTAATTAAGGGCTCCCTGTCTTCAGATTCAGCTCAGACACATTTGAATCCTAACAACAAGCACAGGATGGGCTCCAGTTGGgaccaccaccactaccatcaCAACTACACAGAATCTTAGAGCTGGAAGTGAGTTCAATGATCAATACAAGAGGTAACAACAGACTATCATGCCAAGACATTGGAGGTTGGATCTCAGTTCCAATCCTTATAAACTGTATGAACTCTTGtgcttcaattttctttctataaatggtaataataataggaTGGTTTTAAAGATTAAGGcattttttgaggcacctgggtggctcagttggttgagcgtccaactcttggtcttggctcaggtaatgatctcatggttcttaggtttaagtcctgtgtcaggctctgcgctgacagtgcagagcctgcttgggcttctctccctccctctctctctacccctccctggttGCTCTCTGTCgtccccccccaataaataaataaacatttaaaatatatttaaaaatataaaatattaagacatTTGTTATATTAGAGTAGAGGCTAACTTGTTTTAACAAAGAAACTTAAACAGATAGTAAATTAAAAAGGATAGTTTATTTGTTTCTCATGTAAAAGTCCAAAAATAGGTAAGTTGACCAGTGTGGGTAGAAGGAAGGTTCTTCTCCATTAAGTCATGTTGAGACCAGAGAGGAAGGTCAACCTTGCATCCTAAACATGGGACTGTTTTATCTGGTTCTAAAGATGCTCTAATGGAAAGGGCTGAAAAGCAAGTCAAGAGCATGGTCAAACACATTGCACAGAACCAGCCATTGGTCCAAACTCGTCCATGTGGCCATACAGGGACACAGGGCCAGGAGCTGACTCCTTATGCTAAGTATCCACGTATCCGGCTAAAAACCAGAGGATCCATTACTCATTGTCTGAAGGGGAAAACTAACTGCTTGAGGAAAGTTTAACAATCCCTCTGTATAAACCGCTTAAACAAAGCCAGGCATGCCCTCTGTTCTCTGAGAAAGTTCACTGTTGCTATTGTTTTGATGTCACTGTTCTTATCATCATTCCTGTTCTTATGATCTGCCCTGATACGTATTCCATGTTAGTTGATTGCCCAGAAGCGTGATGAATTTCACTTGTTCTGTAACTCAGACTATTCCCAGTTCAGCATGGGACTATTGAAAAAATTTCCTCTAACTGTGAACAGAAATCTAAGGCCATGCAATTCCTTTCCATTGGTCTGCGTCCTAACTGGGCATGGCGTCAGTGTCTCTTCAGCATGGCAGTATCTCAGTTGTATGGCAGCTAATGTGTAGTCTGTTCCCCCTCTCCCAGTGCTGTACTTTCCAAGAATAAGTTCCTTTTGAGAGCAACTGCCAGTTCCTTCTATCACTTCTCCTGAGAACCCACACCACAagaaattttttcattcattcctctcAAAATATCTTTACTCTCCTCAGCTTACTCTTTGCTCCGAAGGAAAAGCCACGGCCGAGGCCACTCTAAATTTGCCTGCCAGAGTTAAATCCATTATTCCATTGATGTTTTTTACAGTGTGGACCAGCACCATGTTTCTTTAACTTTGCACCTAAAATTGTCTGCAACCGCACGACAGTGCATTTGGTCTCTCATCAGTCTGCCTACAGTGTAAACAGCACAGTCTTTACCTTTCACTGTATATCGGAGCCTATTGATTTTGGAGACATGAAAAAAGATCATTTATTGGAAAGGACTGTTTATTGGGATTAGAAAGTGTACTGTATCCCTCCCAGGAAGAAATACTCTGCTTCTAGATATCCTAGAAATGATTGTGTCAGAGGGAAGTGAATATCAAGTAAGGACCCTGTGTATACTGTGCAGCGAGTCTAAACTCCGATGAAGCCGTTCAggaggcatctttttttttctgacctctAGATTTATACTTTGTGTCTGCAGGAGATTCGCTAATGGGGAATTGTGGGTGAGGCCCAGGTGATGTCATGTTGCTTTCTGGTCACGGATTCCTGGATAACTGAAGTCTTGCTTTCTTCACTTAGCTAGCGGAGGGATGCACAGAGAGCCACGTTGTCTGAAACCGGACGGTCACCGTGAAGCCGAGTGCCTTTCCTTTGAGGTTAAGATTGGGGGCTGTAGAACTGAACTGACACCACTCtgttgaagaaaaaggaagaacaagtACAAGCCAAGCCGCAGCTGCAAAAAAAGAGAGGCGAAGATACTCTGGCTGTGAGCTCCGTGCGGCAAAGCTCTGGGTTTTCTCTCCTGCCCTCTAAAGTTTGCATTCTTTGGATGAAGCCATCAGTCCAGCTTCTGACACTGCAGGGAAAtgcctgccccaggccctgagcttccTGAGGGAAGGCACTGAGTCTTGTTCACCTTTGCACCCCCACTTGCTGGCATAGGGCCCATTCACTATTTTATTGACTGATGAAGTCAGTGAGGGAGTGAATGAACAGGTAAAACAGAATGGAAAGGTGGGACCATGGTTCAGATGGGTTCTGAAGTGACAGTCCTGGCTTCAGACACATGTGTGACCCTGGCTTTTGCTGTTCAGACTCTGGGATCCGTGCTATAAGAAGAGTCAACCACCTAGTAAATAGACCACCTGCTGGACACCAATTATGGCTGCCTTCGCGGCACTGCTGACAAGTA of Panthera uncia isolate 11264 unplaced genomic scaffold, Puncia_PCG_1.0 HiC_scaffold_1220, whole genome shotgun sequence contains these proteins:
- the LOC125916822 gene encoding beta-defensin 107A-like codes for the protein MSGAMRIFFLIFAALILLAGIFSASGGMHREPRCLKPDGHREAECLSFEVKIGGCRTELTPLC